One stretch of Miscanthus floridulus cultivar M001 chromosome 18, ASM1932011v1, whole genome shotgun sequence DNA includes these proteins:
- the LOC136524740 gene encoding secreted RxLR effector protein 161-like, whose protein sequence is MEKRLKLTKASTAAKVDAILYRSIVSGLRYLDHTRPDIAFAVGYVSHFMEDPREDHWATVKRLLCYVKGTMDQEIIFPKTGGSRLQLTVFSDADMAGDIDGRRSTSGVLVFLGSALISWLSLKQKVVALSMCEAEYVMVAIVACQVMWLCRLLGELTGAKAHPPALMVDNQPAIALAKNPVADEAVVVLLMP, encoded by the exons atggagaagcgactgaagctgacaaaggccagcaccgcggcgaaggtggatgcaatacTCTACCGAAGCATCGTCagtggtctacgctacctagaccacacgaggccggacattgcgttcgccgtgggctacgtcagtcacttcatggaggatcccagagaggatcactgggctacggtgaagcggctatTGTGCTACGTCAAAGGGACAATGGATCAGGAGATCATCTTTCCCAAGACAGGCGGGAGTAggttgcagctcactgtgtttagcgatgcagacatggcgggggacatcgacggacggcggagcacctctggagtgctcgtcttccttgggtcagctctaatttcatggctgtcgctgaaacagaaggtggtggcgctatctatgtGCGAGGCAGAATACGTAATGGTGGCCATAGTGGCGTGCCAAGTTATGTGGTtgtgccggctgctgggcgagctgaccggtgcgaAAGCTCACCCACcggcactgatggtggacaaccagcccgccatcgccctcgcgaagaatccg GTAGCTGATGAAGCAGTGGTGGTGCTACTGATGCCATAG